A window from Citrus sinensis cultivar Valencia sweet orange chromosome 3, DVS_A1.0, whole genome shotgun sequence encodes these proteins:
- the LOC127901175 gene encoding uncharacterized protein LOC127901175 — protein sequence MEQFGRIGEVMGSMKALMVFRDSIQINQRQCCLLLDIFSFAYDSIAEEMRQNLRFEERRAKWKILEQPLKELFRIFKEGENYIKQCLEIRDWWAKAITLYQNTDCVEFYIHNLLSCIPILIEAIETAAEFSGWDPDQMHKKKLVHSGKYKKEWKDHKLFQWRYGKQYLITPDFCYRIDTVWKEDRWILFNKIQQKKISGSTKQEQGLIDVLFKNLDGSGSLSGKLLPSRILIKSEDYQVRRRLGSGSQYKEILWLGESFALRHFFGDIEPLVPEISSLLSLSHPNIMHFLCGFTDEEKKECFLIMELMSRDLCSYIKEICCPRKRIPFSLPVAVDLMLQIARGMEYLHSKKIYHGNLNPSNILLKPRGASTEGYLHAKISGFGLSSVKNFGPKSPSQSGTTHPFIWHAPEVLEENEQTESASNSKYSEKSDVYSFGMICFEILTGKVPFEDAHLQGDKMSRNIRAGERPLFPFHSPKYVTNLTKRCWHADPNQRPSFSSICRILRYIKRFIMMNPHYNSQPDPPMPLVDYSDIESRLLRKFPSWETHNVLPISEIPFQMFVYRVVEKEKISSSPKDTSDSGSDKASVSGDENMTTPEDPSPPVTERKFLPSPEAVNKKLSGVKKLSESKVIKQTGTPKGRAVRPPQLIPCGRSLRMSSEGQLMAMSPRIQRTSSGHVSDSELS from the exons ATGGAGCAATTTGGACGAATTGGAGAGGTCATGGGAAGTATGAAGGCGCTAATGGTATTCAGAGACAgtatacaaataaatcaaaggCAATGCTGTTTGTTGCTAGACATTTTCAGTTTTGCGTATGATTCAATAGCGGAAGAGATGAGACAAAACCTGAGATTCGAAGAGAGACGCGCGAAATGGAAAATTCTTGAACAACCATTGAAAGAGCTCTTCAGGATATTTAAAGAAGgagaaaattacattaaacaGTGCTTGGAAATTAGGGACTGGTGGGCTAAAGCCATTACCCTTTATCAGAACACGGACTGTGTTGAGTTTTACATCCATAATTTACTTAGTTGCATTCCGATCTTGATCGAAGCAATAGAGACGGCAGCAGAATTCTCTGGATGGGATCCTGATCAGATGCACAAGAAGAAACTTGTACACTCCGGCAAGTATAAAAAAGAATGGAAGGACCACAAACTTTTCCAATGGAGATACGGGAAGCAGTATCTTATTACCCCAGATTTTTGCTATAGGATAGACACCGTATGGAAAGAAGATAGGTGGATCCTTTTCAACAAAATccagcaaaagaaaatatcaggTTCAACTAAGCAAGAGCAGGGACTCATAGATGTCCTTTTCAAAAACTTGGATGGTTCAGGATCTTTGAGTGGGAAACTCTTACCAAGTAGAATCCTAATTAAGTCTGAGGATTACCAGGTGCGGCGAAGATTAGGGAGTGGGAGTCAATACAAGGAGATCCTGTGGTTGGGTGAAAGTTTTGCTTTGAGACACTTTTTTGGGGACATTGAACCCTTAGTTCCTGAGATTTCTTCTCTATTATCTCTTTCCCACCCGAATATCATGCATTTCCTGTGCGGGTTTACCGATGAGGAAAAGAAAGAGTGTTTTCTGATTATGGAACTAATGAGTAGAGACCTTTGCAGCTACATCAAAGAGATTTGTTGCCCAAGAAAGAGAATTCCATTTTCTCTTCCGGTTGCTGTTGATCTTATGCTTCAAATTGCTAGAGGAATGGAGTATCTCCACTCAAAGAAAATCTATCATGGTAATCTAAATCCTTCTAACATCCTCCTTAAACCCAGAGGTGCCTCAACAGAAGGGTACCTGCATGCAAAGATTTCAGGATTTGGCCTGTCTTCGGTGAAAAACTTTGGCCCAAAAAGTCCATCTCAGAGTGGGACTACCCATCCATTTATATGGCATGCTCCAGAAGTTCTAGAAGAGAATGAGCAGACAGAAAGTGCATCAAATTCAAAGTACAGCGAAAAGTCTGATGTTTACAGTTTTGGAATGATCTGCTTTGAGATTCTCACGGGGAAAGTTCCATTTGAAGATGCTCACCTTCAAGGAGACAAAATGAGTCGAAACATTAGGGCAGGAGAGAGGCCATTGTTCCCATTTCATTCACCAAAGTATGTGACAAATTTGACAAAGAGATGTTGGCACGCTGACCCAAATCAACGGCCAAGCTTCTCATCCATCTGTAGAATTCTTCGCTATATAAAACGGTTCATTATGATGAACCCTCATTATAATAGCCAGCCAGACCCGCCAATGCCTTTGGTAGATTATAGCGACATTGAGTCAAGGCTTTTGAGAAAATTCCCTTCTTGGGAGACTCACAATGTTTTGCCAATATCAGAGATCCCCtttcaaatgtttgtttaTAGAGTTGtggagaaagagaaaataagttCAAGCCCTAAAGACACATCAGACTCAGGAAGTGATAAAGCTTCTGTAAGTGGGGACGAAAATATGACCACACCAGAGGATCCATCTCCACCTGTGACTGAAAGAAAGTTTTTACCTTCACCCGAAGCTGTGAACAAGAAACTCTCCGGTGTCAAGAAACTGTCAGAATCGAAAGTTATTAAACAAACAG GGACACCAAAAGGGCGAGCTGTAAGACCTCCGCAACTAATTCCTTGCGGTCGTAGTTTAAGAATGAGCTCAGAAGGGCAGCTAATGGCGATGAGTCCAAGAATACAGAGAACATCCTCTGGCCATGTGTCGGATTCTGAGCTCTCCTAG
- the LOC127898602 gene encoding jasmonoyl--L-amino acid synthetase JAR4-like isoform X2 yields the protein MLEKMETVDVDELIEEFETITKDAERIQRETLRKILEENASAEYLQNLGLNGRTDPESFKSCVPLVTHEDLQPYIQRIIDGDISPILTGKPITTISRSSGTTQGKPKFLPFNDELMETTLQIFRTSYAFRNREFPIGKGKALQFIYGSKQSKTKGGLNAGTATTNVYRSSTFKAEMKAMQSQCCSPDEVIFGPDFHQSLYCHLLCGLIFREEIQLVFSTFAHSLVHAFRTFELVWEELCDDIREGVLSSRITVPSIRAAMSKILKPNPELADLIHKKCSGLSNWYGLIPELFPNAKYLSGIMTGSMEHYLKKLRHYAGDLPLMSADYGSSEGWIGANVNPSLPPELATFAVLPNIGYFEFIPQRLGNLESQVLCIEPKPVGLTEVKVGEEYEIIVTNVAGLYRYRLGDVVKVMGFHNSTPELKFICRRNLLLTINIDKNTEKDLQLSVDEAAQLLAEEKQEVVDFTSHVDLSTDPGHYVIFWEVSGEVNDEVLKECCNCLDRSFVDAGYVSARKVNAIGPLELRVVLKGTFQQILDHYLGLGAALSQFKTPRCVGPTNKTVLQILCNNIGKSYFSTAYG from the exons ATGTTAGAAAAGATGGAGACAGTGGATGTAGACGAATTGATAGAGGAATTCGAAACGATCACAAAGGACGCGGAGAGAATTCAAAGAGAGACTCTGAGGAAGATTTTGGAAGAAAACGCATCGGCTGAGTACTTGCAAAATCTCGGCCTCAATGGACGAACCGATCCCGAAAGTTTCAAGTCTTGTGTTCCACTTGTCACTCATGAGGACTTGCAGCCTTATATTCAGAGAATTATAGATGGTGATATTTCACCAATCCTCACTGGCAAGCCCATTACGACTATATCACGGAG TTCTGGGACGACTCAAGGAAAGCCCAAATTTCTACCCTTTaatgatgaattgatggaaACCACCCTGCAGATTTTTCGAACTTCCTACGCCTTTAGAAACAG AGAATTCCCAATTGGGAAAGGAAAGGCCTTACAGTTTATATACGGCAGCAAGCAATCTAAAACTAAGGGGGGTCTGAATGCTGGAACTGCTACTACAAATGTCTATCGCAGTTCAACATTTAAAGCAGAAATGAAGGCGATGCAGTCACAATGTTGTAGCCCTGATGAAGTAATCTTTGGTCCTGATTTCCACCAATCATTATACTGCCATCTCCTATGTGGGCTGATCTTCAGGGAAGAGATTCAACTTGTATTCTCAACCTTTGCCCATAGTCTTGTTCATGCTTTTCGGACATTTGAGCTCGTTTGGGAAGAGCTATGTGATGATATAAGGGAAGGGGTTCTTTCCAGCAGAATCACTGTCCCTTCAATCAGGGCGGCTATGTCAAAAATTCTCAAGCCAAATCCTGAATTGGCCGATTTGATCCATAAAAAATGCTCAGGATTGAGTAATTGGTATGGGTTAATACCTGAGCTTTTTCCTAATGCGAAGTACCTGTCTGGAATCATGACTGGGTCAATGGAGCATTATCTGAAAAAGTTGAGGCACTATGCAGGGGACCTTCCTCTTATGAGCGCTGATTATGGTTCTTCTGAGGGGTGGATTGGAGCAAATGTGAATCCAAGTTTGCCCCCAGAGTTGGCTACGTTTGCTGTGCTTCCTAATATCGGATATTTTGAGTTCATTCCTCAGAGGTTGGGGAATCTTGAGAGCCAAGTTCTTTGCATAGAACCCAAGCCAGTAGGATTGACTGAAGTCAAAGTTGGGGAAGAGTATGAGATCATTGTCACCAATGTTGCAG GTTTGTATCGGTACCGGCTAGGGGATGTGGTGAAGGTTATGGGCTTCCATAATTCAACCCCagaactcaaatttatttgcaGGAGGAACCTATTGCTAACCATAAACATTGACAAGAACACTGAGAAGGATTTGCAGCTATCTGTCGACGAAGCTGCCCAGCTTTTAGctgaagaaaaacaagaagTAGTTGACTTTACGAGTCATGTTGATTTGTCAACAGATCCTGGTCACTATGTGATCTTCTGGGAAGTCAGTGGTGAAGTCAATGACGAGGTCTTGAAAGAATGCTGCAATTGTTTGGATCGTTCCTTTGTCGACGCAGGTTATGTCAGTGCACGCAAGGTCAATGCCATAGGGCCGCTCGAACTCCGAGTTGTTTTGAAGGGCACCTTCCAACAGATTTTAGATCATTACCTTGGATTGGGAGCTGCTCTTAGTCAGTTTAAAACCCCTAGGTGCGTTGGACCTACCAACAAGACTGTGTTGCAAATCTTATGTAATAACATTGGTAAGAGCTACTTTAGTACTGCTTACGGGTAA
- the LOC127898602 gene encoding jasmonoyl--L-amino acid synthetase JAR4-like isoform X1: MRLTLGSLKMLEKMETVDVDELIEEFETITKDAERIQRETLRKILEENASAEYLQNLGLNGRTDPESFKSCVPLVTHEDLQPYIQRIIDGDISPILTGKPITTISRSSGTTQGKPKFLPFNDELMETTLQIFRTSYAFRNREFPIGKGKALQFIYGSKQSKTKGGLNAGTATTNVYRSSTFKAEMKAMQSQCCSPDEVIFGPDFHQSLYCHLLCGLIFREEIQLVFSTFAHSLVHAFRTFELVWEELCDDIREGVLSSRITVPSIRAAMSKILKPNPELADLIHKKCSGLSNWYGLIPELFPNAKYLSGIMTGSMEHYLKKLRHYAGDLPLMSADYGSSEGWIGANVNPSLPPELATFAVLPNIGYFEFIPQRLGNLESQVLCIEPKPVGLTEVKVGEEYEIIVTNVAGLYRYRLGDVVKVMGFHNSTPELKFICRRNLLLTINIDKNTEKDLQLSVDEAAQLLAEEKQEVVDFTSHVDLSTDPGHYVIFWEVSGEVNDEVLKECCNCLDRSFVDAGYVSARKVNAIGPLELRVVLKGTFQQILDHYLGLGAALSQFKTPRCVGPTNKTVLQILCNNIGKSYFSTAYG; this comes from the exons ATGCGATTGACTCTTGGCTCG CTGAAAATGTTAGAAAAGATGGAGACAGTGGATGTAGACGAATTGATAGAGGAATTCGAAACGATCACAAAGGACGCGGAGAGAATTCAAAGAGAGACTCTGAGGAAGATTTTGGAAGAAAACGCATCGGCTGAGTACTTGCAAAATCTCGGCCTCAATGGACGAACCGATCCCGAAAGTTTCAAGTCTTGTGTTCCACTTGTCACTCATGAGGACTTGCAGCCTTATATTCAGAGAATTATAGATGGTGATATTTCACCAATCCTCACTGGCAAGCCCATTACGACTATATCACGGAG TTCTGGGACGACTCAAGGAAAGCCCAAATTTCTACCCTTTaatgatgaattgatggaaACCACCCTGCAGATTTTTCGAACTTCCTACGCCTTTAGAAACAG AGAATTCCCAATTGGGAAAGGAAAGGCCTTACAGTTTATATACGGCAGCAAGCAATCTAAAACTAAGGGGGGTCTGAATGCTGGAACTGCTACTACAAATGTCTATCGCAGTTCAACATTTAAAGCAGAAATGAAGGCGATGCAGTCACAATGTTGTAGCCCTGATGAAGTAATCTTTGGTCCTGATTTCCACCAATCATTATACTGCCATCTCCTATGTGGGCTGATCTTCAGGGAAGAGATTCAACTTGTATTCTCAACCTTTGCCCATAGTCTTGTTCATGCTTTTCGGACATTTGAGCTCGTTTGGGAAGAGCTATGTGATGATATAAGGGAAGGGGTTCTTTCCAGCAGAATCACTGTCCCTTCAATCAGGGCGGCTATGTCAAAAATTCTCAAGCCAAATCCTGAATTGGCCGATTTGATCCATAAAAAATGCTCAGGATTGAGTAATTGGTATGGGTTAATACCTGAGCTTTTTCCTAATGCGAAGTACCTGTCTGGAATCATGACTGGGTCAATGGAGCATTATCTGAAAAAGTTGAGGCACTATGCAGGGGACCTTCCTCTTATGAGCGCTGATTATGGTTCTTCTGAGGGGTGGATTGGAGCAAATGTGAATCCAAGTTTGCCCCCAGAGTTGGCTACGTTTGCTGTGCTTCCTAATATCGGATATTTTGAGTTCATTCCTCAGAGGTTGGGGAATCTTGAGAGCCAAGTTCTTTGCATAGAACCCAAGCCAGTAGGATTGACTGAAGTCAAAGTTGGGGAAGAGTATGAGATCATTGTCACCAATGTTGCAG GTTTGTATCGGTACCGGCTAGGGGATGTGGTGAAGGTTATGGGCTTCCATAATTCAACCCCagaactcaaatttatttgcaGGAGGAACCTATTGCTAACCATAAACATTGACAAGAACACTGAGAAGGATTTGCAGCTATCTGTCGACGAAGCTGCCCAGCTTTTAGctgaagaaaaacaagaagTAGTTGACTTTACGAGTCATGTTGATTTGTCAACAGATCCTGGTCACTATGTGATCTTCTGGGAAGTCAGTGGTGAAGTCAATGACGAGGTCTTGAAAGAATGCTGCAATTGTTTGGATCGTTCCTTTGTCGACGCAGGTTATGTCAGTGCACGCAAGGTCAATGCCATAGGGCCGCTCGAACTCCGAGTTGTTTTGAAGGGCACCTTCCAACAGATTTTAGATCATTACCTTGGATTGGGAGCTGCTCTTAGTCAGTTTAAAACCCCTAGGTGCGTTGGACCTACCAACAAGACTGTGTTGCAAATCTTATGTAATAACATTGGTAAGAGCTACTTTAGTACTGCTTACGGGTAA
- the LOC127901177 gene encoding mitochondrial adenine nucleotide transporter ADNT1-like, giving the protein MASEDVKTSESAVSKIVNLAEEAKLAGEGVKAPSYAVLSICKSLVAGGVAGAVSRTAVAPLERLKILLQVQNPHSIKYNGTIQGLKYIWRTEGFRGLFKGNGTNCARIVPNSAVKFFSYEQASKGILYLYQHHTGNEDAELTPLLRLGAGACAGIIAMSATYPMDMVRGRLTVQTEKSPYRYRGIFHALSTVLREEGPRALYRGWFPSVIGVVPYVGLNFAVYESLKVWLIKTKPLGLAEDSELSVTTRLACGAAAGTVGQTVAYPLDVIRRRMQMVGWKEASSVVIGDGRNRAPLEYNGMIDAFRKTVRHEGFGALYKGLVPNSVKVVPSISLAFVTYEVVKDILGVEIRISD; this is encoded by the exons ATGGCTTCGGAGGATGTGAAGACGAGCGAATCGGCGGTGTCGAAGATCGTTAATCTGGCGGAAGAGGCCAAGCTTGCAGGAGAAGGCGTCAAAGCCCCAAGCTATGCTGTTCTCAGTATTTGCAAATCTCTCGTTGCTGGAGGAGTTGCCGGCGCAGT ATCTCGCACTGCTGTTGCTCCATTGGAACGATTGAAAATACTACTACAG GTGCAGAATCCCCacagtataaaatataatggaACGATTCAaggtttgaaatatatatggAGAACTGAAGGATTTCGCGGACTGTTTAAAGGCAATGGTACCAATTGCGCACGTATTGTTCCAAACTCAGCTGTCAAATTTTTCAGCTATGAGCAAGCTTCTAA GGGAATACTGTATCTGTATCAGCATCACACTGGAAATG AAGATGCTGAACTCACTCCTCTTTTACGCCTTGGAGCTGGAGCATGTGCTGGAATAATTGCCATGTCTGCCACTTACCCCATGGATATGGTACGGGGGAGGCTAACTGTTCAG ACAGAAAAGTCTCCATACCGGTACAGGGGAATCTTCCATGCTCTTTCAACTGTGCTGCGGGAAGAAGGCCCACGGGCTTTGTACAGGGGCTGGTTTCCTTCAGTAATTGGAGTT GTCCCCTACGTGGGTCTCAACTTTGCTGTGTATGAATCTTTAAAAGTTTGGTTAATCAAAACTAAGCCCCTTGGGTTAGCTGAAGATTCTGAGTTGAGTGTGACGACAAGACTAGCGTGTGGAGCTGCTGCAGGAACAGTTGGCCAAACTGTTGCCTACCCTCTTGATGTTATACGCCGAAGAATGCAGATGGTGGGTTGGAAAGAAGCTTCCTCTGTGGTCATTGGTGATGGGAGAAACAGAGCTCCTCTTGAATATAATGGCATGATTGATGCATTCCGAAAAACTGTCCGGCACGAGGGGTTTGGAGCATTATACAAGGGCTTGGTTCCCAATTCTGTGAAG GTTGTTCCATCCATATCACTAGCATTTGTGACTTATGAGGTGGTGAAGGACATTTTAGGAGTTGAAATTAGAATATCAGACTGA